From Micromonospora rhizosphaerae, the proteins below share one genomic window:
- a CDS encoding nucleotide sugar dehydrogenase produces MRIAVFGLGYVGSVSAACLASRGHQVIGVDVNRAKVELIARGQAPVVEERIGELTAEVVASGALRAITSVAEAIASSDISLVCVGTPSAPNGSLSTTYLERVAEEIGGALAGLERWHTVVFRSTMLPGTCTNLLIPILEKASGKTAGVGFGVAVNPEFLREGSSVRDFFDPPKTVIGEYDPTSGDLVAALYEGLPGDVFRVPIPVAEMTKYADNSFHGLKIAFANEIGAICHALGLDSHRVMDVFVSDRKLNISRAYLRPGFAFGGSCLPKDLRGLVYAASRADVSVPLLSHVLPSNEDHLRRTFDLVAAIGKRRVGLFGLSFKPGTDDLRESPLVELAERLLGKGYDLRIYDANVALAHLVGANRDYIDSRLPHLGELLTNSVEDVLAHAEVCVVGCTDPAVLEALETAGDRTIIDLVRLPDAEARRATEGYVGLGW; encoded by the coding sequence ATGAGGATCGCGGTGTTCGGGCTCGGCTACGTGGGTTCGGTCTCGGCCGCGTGTCTGGCGTCCCGCGGACACCAGGTGATCGGTGTCGACGTGAATCGGGCGAAGGTCGAGCTCATCGCACGTGGTCAGGCGCCCGTGGTGGAGGAGCGCATCGGTGAGCTGACCGCGGAAGTGGTTGCCAGCGGGGCGCTCCGGGCCATCACATCAGTCGCGGAGGCCATCGCCAGCAGCGACATCTCGCTGGTCTGCGTCGGTACACCCAGCGCGCCCAACGGCAGCCTCTCCACGACCTATCTCGAGCGGGTTGCCGAGGAGATCGGGGGGGCGCTGGCCGGTCTCGAGCGCTGGCACACTGTGGTGTTTCGCAGCACCATGCTGCCGGGCACCTGTACGAACCTGCTGATCCCGATCCTTGAGAAGGCCTCCGGCAAGACCGCCGGGGTCGGTTTCGGGGTGGCGGTGAACCCGGAGTTTCTTCGCGAGGGCAGCAGTGTCCGGGACTTTTTCGACCCGCCCAAGACCGTCATCGGCGAGTACGACCCGACCAGCGGGGACCTGGTCGCCGCGTTGTACGAGGGCTTGCCTGGCGATGTGTTCCGGGTGCCGATCCCGGTGGCGGAGATGACGAAGTACGCCGACAACTCATTTCACGGCCTGAAGATCGCGTTCGCCAACGAGATCGGGGCAATCTGCCACGCGCTCGGACTGGACTCGCACCGGGTGATGGACGTGTTCGTTTCCGACCGGAAGCTCAACATCAGCCGGGCGTACCTGCGGCCCGGCTTCGCGTTCGGCGGGTCCTGCCTACCCAAGGACCTGCGCGGCCTGGTGTACGCGGCGAGCCGGGCGGACGTGTCGGTGCCCTTGCTCTCCCACGTCCTGCCCTCCAATGAGGATCATCTCCGCCGCACCTTCGACCTGGTCGCCGCGATCGGTAAACGCCGCGTCGGCCTCTTTGGACTGTCGTTCAAGCCTGGCACCGACGACCTGCGCGAAAGCCCGCTGGTGGAGCTCGCCGAGCGGCTGTTGGGCAAGGGGTACGACCTGCGTATTTACGATGCCAACGTTGCGCTGGCGCACCTGGTCGGTGCGAATCGCGACTACATCGACAGCCGCCTGCCACACCTGGGCGAGCTGCTCACCAACTCCGTCGAGGACGTCCTCGCGCACGCCGAGGTCTGCGTCGTCGGCTGTACGGACCCGGCCGTGCTCGAGGCGCTCGAGACCGCCGGCGACCGCACCATCATCGACCTCGTCCGCCTCCCCGATGCCGAGGCGCGCCGGGCAACGGAGGGATACGTCGGCCTTGGTTGGTAA
- a CDS encoding glycosyltransferase family 2 protein, whose translation MTAVDLSGVPDDDVPNLAIVIVTYNSAEVLEGCLRSLKSQGVRLASIVVADNASQDHSVAIAQAAADDLPIQTVQLGRNAGYAAAINAASATLDMRKVSAVFLMNPDCRLRPDSLRLLARVLRQPGRGIAVPRLVNPDGTLQPSLRRRPTVGRALAESLLGGRLAGRIGVLGEMITDPARYERPGPAVWATGAAMLIAAEAARDIGPWDESFLLYSEETEYALRAADRGWTLWYEPAAVVEHIGGDSGINPRLAALLVVNRVTLFRRRHRGPTAWAYYLAVLSGELIRALTGRRTARAIAVALLRPSRRIKALAD comes from the coding sequence GTGACCGCAGTCGACCTGAGCGGCGTGCCGGATGACGACGTGCCGAACCTCGCGATCGTCATCGTCACGTACAACAGCGCCGAGGTACTCGAGGGCTGCCTGAGATCGCTGAAGTCACAGGGCGTCCGCCTCGCCTCGATTGTCGTCGCCGACAACGCCTCACAGGATCATTCCGTCGCGATCGCCCAGGCGGCGGCCGACGACCTCCCGATCCAGACAGTCCAACTGGGGCGCAACGCCGGCTACGCGGCCGCCATCAACGCTGCGTCAGCCACATTGGACATGCGCAAGGTCAGCGCCGTGTTCCTGATGAACCCGGACTGCCGGCTACGCCCGGACAGCCTGCGGCTGCTTGCGAGGGTGCTGCGTCAGCCGGGCCGCGGCATCGCGGTGCCCCGGCTGGTCAACCCCGACGGCACACTACAACCCTCACTGCGCCGCAGGCCGACCGTGGGCCGAGCCTTGGCCGAGTCGCTGCTCGGCGGGAGGCTCGCCGGCCGGATCGGCGTCCTCGGTGAGATGATCACTGATCCGGCCCGGTACGAGCGACCCGGCCCGGCGGTCTGGGCCACCGGTGCCGCAATGCTGATCGCCGCCGAGGCGGCCCGCGACATCGGGCCCTGGGACGAGTCTTTCCTGCTCTATAGCGAGGAGACTGAGTACGCGCTGCGCGCCGCCGACCGCGGCTGGACCCTGTGGTACGAGCCGGCGGCGGTGGTCGAGCACATCGGCGGCGACTCGGGTATCAACCCGAGGCTGGCCGCGCTGCTGGTCGTCAACCGGGTCACCTTGTTCCGGCGCCGGCACCGAGGCCCGACGGCGTGGGCCTACTACCTCGCCGTCCTCTCCGGCGAACTGATCCGCGCGCTGACCGGTCGGCGCACCGCCCGCGCGATTGCCGTCGCGTTGCTGCGGCCGTCGCGTCGGATCAAGGCCCTGGCGGACTGA
- a CDS encoding O-antigen ligase family protein, translating into MRPISSRTGDLEPSLVFGQTYVSRRRITYIDAAALLSLTIILISLIPAQLIIPGMTDLGRPGLIVGMLLFCWWVLARFGSHLVMTGPQPMRWAVLVFMVAAIISYAVGFLRGLTSIEANAADRTMLFFCIFVGVVLTAADGVPNWLRLRGVLKVLVVCGAVIAAIAIVQYLTSYELTRFLRVPGLQAKGWTPGFEVRGGGIRVASTTTHYIELAALLSLILPFAIHFACFSRRPHRRQLSLVATVLIAGGIATTISRTGVLAVGLIVVCLAPLWTWRLRYNIAVLTGGLLAAVAAMSPGLIKTLLHLFDSPSSNPAFTVRQARYPLAFGYFAQRPWLGRGTGTWVSPQYQILDNQWLDTLITNGIIGVMTLAGLHLTGIALAWMALRRSTAIEDRHLCAGLIATQLIGIVVAGTFDSLSFMSYATILALTLGMCGTVWRLTHPKATVRNSTTRWFLDR; encoded by the coding sequence ATGCGCCCCATCAGCAGCCGCACCGGTGACCTGGAGCCGTCGCTGGTCTTCGGCCAGACCTATGTCAGCCGCCGCAGGATCACCTACATCGACGCCGCCGCACTGCTCAGCCTTACGATCATCCTGATCTCCTTGATCCCGGCGCAGCTGATCATCCCCGGCATGACCGACCTCGGCCGGCCCGGCTTGATCGTCGGCATGCTGCTGTTCTGCTGGTGGGTGCTGGCCCGCTTCGGCTCGCACCTGGTCATGACGGGGCCACAGCCGATGCGCTGGGCCGTCCTGGTCTTCATGGTCGCCGCGATCATCTCGTACGCGGTCGGCTTCCTGCGCGGGCTCACCTCGATAGAGGCCAACGCGGCCGACCGGACCATGCTGTTCTTCTGCATCTTTGTCGGCGTGGTGCTGACCGCCGCCGACGGCGTACCCAACTGGTTGCGGTTGCGCGGCGTGCTCAAAGTCCTGGTCGTCTGCGGGGCGGTGATCGCGGCCATCGCCATCGTGCAGTACTTGACCAGCTACGAGCTGACTCGGTTCCTGAGGGTACCGGGGCTGCAGGCAAAGGGCTGGACGCCCGGCTTCGAGGTACGCGGCGGCGGCATCCGGGTGGCGAGCACGACCACCCACTACATCGAACTCGCCGCGCTCCTCTCGCTGATCCTGCCGTTCGCAATTCATTTCGCCTGCTTCAGTCGCCGGCCGCACCGGCGCCAGCTTTCCCTGGTCGCCACCGTGCTGATCGCAGGCGGCATTGCGACCACCATTTCCCGCACCGGCGTACTCGCGGTTGGGCTGATCGTCGTCTGCCTCGCCCCGTTGTGGACCTGGCGGCTGCGGTACAACATTGCAGTGCTCACCGGCGGATTGCTGGCCGCGGTTGCCGCGATGAGTCCCGGCCTGATCAAGACCCTGCTCCACCTGTTCGACAGCCCGTCGTCCAATCCGGCCTTCACGGTCCGCCAGGCGCGCTATCCGCTGGCCTTTGGCTATTTTGCGCAGCGCCCGTGGTTGGGCCGCGGCACCGGCACCTGGGTGTCTCCCCAATACCAGATCCTCGACAACCAGTGGCTGGACACTTTGATCACCAACGGCATCATCGGGGTAATGACCCTCGCCGGGCTGCACCTGACCGGGATCGCGCTCGCGTGGATGGCGCTGCGTCGGTCCACGGCAATCGAGGACCGCCACCTGTGCGCCGGGCTCATCGCAACCCAGCTCATCGGCATCGTGGTCGCCGGCACCTTCGACTCTCTCTCCTTCATGTCATACGCGACGATCCTCGCCCTGACGCTTGGAATGTGCGGCACCGTGTGGCGGCTGACGCACCCCAAGGCCACGGTACGCAATTCCACGACCCGCTGGTTCCTCGACCGCTGA
- a CDS encoding oligosaccharide flippase family protein: MTTDEVVGDAEVGESIARQAGRGLKWSLLGTLLTKIGSFAMGLVLARLLAPEDFGQYAIALAALGVLMHINDLGLIAATVQWRGKLEEMAPTAAVLAAGFGIAIYGVFWLAAPAFAAAAGDSGAAPVVRILTLIIVIDGLTAVRSGALMRNFQQKELIIANGLGFVVNAALSIYLAAKGNGAYSFAWGQLAGAFATGVLVCVLARVPLRISVDRAIAKRLMHFGVPLAASLGVDAVITNVQLMIVGHLTGPTALGYFLLAFNISSWAQTILGTAIRYVSVAGFSRLSEHDDEALSAGVRASMSVLVTVVAPIVALMSALATPLVVFLYGHSWSPAAPVLRILVVLTLARMMTRLAMDVLMGAGATRAALWFNVGWAIALAPTLWFATQFHGLQGAAMAQAGVGFFVAIPLAAVALRRVRVGVAPIGRAIIRPLFVALVAAVIAFLLARFTGPYPVVQLLVAGTAGVVVYLPLAVPREQLSRWRDLAGRRGGKPEPAAALN; the protein is encoded by the coding sequence ATGACCACCGATGAGGTGGTCGGCGACGCGGAGGTCGGCGAGTCGATCGCCCGTCAGGCGGGCCGGGGGCTGAAATGGAGCCTGCTAGGCACGCTCCTCACGAAGATCGGCTCGTTCGCGATGGGCCTGGTACTGGCCCGGTTGCTCGCGCCCGAGGACTTCGGGCAGTACGCGATAGCGCTCGCCGCGCTCGGTGTCCTCATGCACATCAACGACCTCGGCCTGATCGCGGCGACGGTCCAGTGGCGCGGCAAGCTGGAGGAGATGGCGCCCACCGCGGCGGTCCTGGCCGCCGGGTTCGGCATCGCGATCTATGGCGTCTTCTGGCTCGCCGCGCCGGCGTTCGCCGCGGCCGCTGGCGACAGCGGCGCCGCCCCGGTGGTGCGGATCCTCACGCTGATCATCGTGATCGACGGGCTGACCGCGGTACGCAGCGGTGCGCTGATGCGTAACTTCCAGCAGAAAGAGCTGATCATCGCGAACGGGCTCGGGTTCGTCGTCAACGCTGCGCTCTCCATTTACCTCGCAGCGAAAGGCAATGGGGCGTACAGCTTCGCCTGGGGCCAACTGGCCGGTGCCTTTGCCACGGGAGTGCTGGTGTGCGTGCTCGCCAGGGTGCCGCTGCGCATCAGCGTCGATCGAGCCATCGCCAAGCGGCTGATGCACTTCGGGGTACCGCTGGCGGCGAGTCTCGGCGTCGACGCGGTCATCACGAACGTACAGCTCATGATCGTCGGTCACCTCACCGGCCCGACCGCCCTCGGGTACTTTTTGCTGGCCTTCAACATCTCCAGCTGGGCCCAGACAATTCTCGGCACCGCTATCCGGTATGTATCGGTGGCCGGTTTCTCCCGGCTCTCCGAGCACGACGACGAGGCGCTCTCGGCCGGCGTGCGGGCCTCGATGTCCGTCCTGGTGACCGTGGTGGCACCGATCGTGGCGCTGATGTCCGCACTCGCCACTCCGTTGGTGGTTTTTCTGTACGGTCACTCCTGGTCGCCGGCCGCGCCGGTGCTTCGCATCCTCGTAGTGCTCACCCTCGCCCGGATGATGACCAGGCTGGCGATGGACGTTCTGATGGGCGCCGGGGCGACCCGGGCAGCCCTGTGGTTCAACGTGGGTTGGGCGATCGCGCTGGCCCCCACGCTGTGGTTCGCGACCCAGTTCCACGGTCTGCAGGGGGCGGCCATGGCGCAGGCGGGGGTCGGGTTCTTCGTCGCGATCCCGCTCGCCGCGGTCGCTCTGCGGCGGGTACGGGTGGGCGTCGCGCCGATCGGCCGGGCGATCATACGTCCCCTGTTTGTGGCCCTGGTGGCCGCCGTGATCGCGTTCCTGCTGGCCCGGTTCACCGGTCCGTACCCGGTCGTGCAACTCCTTGTCGCTGGCACCGCAGGAGTCGTGGTTTACCTGCCCCTCGCCGTACCTCGCGAGCAGCTGAGCCGGTGGCGCGACCTGGCCGGGCGCCGAGGCGGTAAGCCAGAGCCAGCCGCTGCTCTCAACTGA
- a CDS encoding polysaccharide deacetylase family protein, translated as MNLTVHGIGAAPRPLDPGEAGTWVSTDQFEQVLDAVVGRPNVCLTFDDGNASDLEIALPRLLERGLAAEFFVLAGLLGEPGRLDKDGVRELRRAGMAIGSHGWAHRDWRQLTDEEAAEELVDAHRVLSELAGHPVNRVAIPFGSYDRHVLRRLRRARVACAYTSDGGRARPASWLQARTSLRHDLDVGWVTRALASSPLKTRGRRLAARTVKRLRGSR; from the coding sequence GTGAACCTCACGGTGCATGGCATCGGCGCGGCCCCGCGTCCGCTGGACCCCGGCGAGGCCGGCACCTGGGTCAGCACCGACCAGTTTGAGCAGGTGCTGGACGCCGTGGTGGGGCGGCCGAACGTGTGCCTCACCTTCGACGACGGCAACGCGTCCGACCTGGAGATCGCGTTGCCGCGGCTACTGGAACGCGGGCTGGCCGCCGAGTTCTTCGTCCTGGCCGGTCTCTTGGGAGAGCCTGGCCGGCTGGACAAGGACGGGGTACGTGAACTGCGCCGGGCCGGCATGGCGATCGGCTCGCACGGCTGGGCGCACCGCGACTGGCGACAGCTGACCGACGAGGAGGCGGCCGAGGAACTGGTGGATGCCCACAGGGTCCTCAGCGAGCTGGCGGGGCACCCGGTCAACCGGGTAGCTATCCCGTTCGGCTCGTACGACCGGCACGTACTGCGCCGGTTGAGGCGGGCCAGAGTGGCTTGCGCCTACACCAGCGACGGCGGCCGCGCCCGGCCGGCCAGTTGGCTGCAGGCCCGTACCAGCCTGCGCCACGACCTGGACGTCGGCTGGGTTACCCGAGCGTTGGCGTCCTCGCCGCTGAAGACGCGTGGCCGCCGGCTCGCCGCCCGTACCGTCAAGCGGTTGCGTGGCTCGCGGTGA
- a CDS encoding GNAT family N-acetyltransferase, which produces MRIVPFEALTGEELDAWHRLRAANPQLDSPYFHPGFAAAVHRSGRSVEVVLGRDEQSEIRALLPTHRNGGLLRPAGWPGADFQGPVLTPSTVFPPLKLLAGGARGFAFDHLLHSYPDFAPWVESTLPSPYVDTSGGLDGYLGRASRSGKDNMGQARRRAAKAEREYGTLRFAADVVDDEALRRVVELKRAQYAETGVRDFFAEPDRLALLSGLLHGRGADFGGVLSTVHAGRHLIAAHFGLRAGSVLHWWFPVYDPAFAALSPGWILLRELIAASARLGITRIDFGRGDDEYKRRAKTGETWVCQGVVTRSAIRRALRRSRNRLIDTARSSALGPGLRRAVRTIRGINR; this is translated from the coding sequence ATGCGGATTGTGCCGTTCGAGGCGCTCACCGGCGAGGAACTCGACGCCTGGCATCGGCTTCGCGCGGCCAACCCACAGCTGGACAGCCCGTACTTCCACCCCGGCTTTGCCGCCGCGGTGCACCGCAGTGGGCGGTCGGTGGAGGTGGTGTTGGGAAGGGATGAGCAGAGCGAGATTCGTGCCCTGCTGCCCACGCACCGAAACGGTGGCCTGCTGCGGCCGGCCGGTTGGCCAGGGGCCGACTTCCAAGGACCGGTACTCACGCCGAGCACCGTGTTTCCACCGCTGAAACTGCTTGCCGGCGGGGCACGGGGCTTCGCGTTCGACCACCTGCTGCACAGCTATCCCGACTTCGCGCCCTGGGTGGAGTCCACATTACCGTCGCCGTACGTGGACACCTCGGGTGGTCTCGACGGGTACCTGGGACGCGCGTCCCGCAGCGGCAAGGACAACATGGGCCAGGCGCGGCGCCGCGCCGCCAAGGCCGAGCGCGAGTACGGCACACTGCGCTTCGCGGCGGACGTGGTCGACGACGAGGCGTTGCGCCGCGTGGTGGAGCTCAAGCGGGCGCAGTACGCGGAGACCGGAGTGCGTGACTTCTTCGCCGAGCCGGACCGGCTGGCGTTGCTTTCGGGGTTGCTGCACGGCCGGGGCGCCGATTTCGGTGGCGTCCTGTCCACTGTGCATGCGGGTCGGCACCTGATCGCCGCGCACTTCGGTTTGCGCGCCGGCAGCGTGCTCCACTGGTGGTTTCCGGTCTACGACCCGGCGTTCGCGGCGCTGTCGCCCGGCTGGATCCTGCTGCGGGAACTGATCGCCGCCTCCGCCCGGCTGGGCATCACGCGGATCGACTTCGGACGCGGCGACGACGAGTACAAGCGGCGGGCCAAGACGGGGGAGACGTGGGTGTGCCAGGGGGTGGTCACCCGCAGCGCGATCCGCCGGGCGCTGCGGCGAAGCCGCAACCGCCTGATTGACACCGCCCGTTCGTCGGCCCTCGGCCCGGGACTGCGGCGCGCGGTGCGGACCATCCGCGGCATCAACCGGTAG
- a CDS encoding glycosyltransferase family 4 protein, giving the protein MVGKALILVENLSVPFDRRVWQESTALRDAGWDVSVICPQGASRDSEPYVELDGVKIHRYPLVAATGGPTGYLKEYPAALWHTWRLARRIGPIDVVHACNPPDLFFLLARRFKRRGARFIFDQHDLVPELYLSRFDRGKDFLYRAVCWLERKTYQAADVVIATNESYRAAAISRGGKRPQDVFVVRSAPTVERFRQVPPDPTIKRGKPHLLCYLGVMGPQDGVDYALRALARLRDEQGRTDWHAAFIGAGDTFDAMLALADELGLADLVTFTGRVPDEDLLRYLSTADVCLSPDPLNPLNDVSTMNKIMEYMAMSRPIVSFDLREARVSAGEAAVYAPPNDESAFAKLVARLLDDPEERRRMGGLGRARVSGPLSWEHSRAALLAAYEAARAINPSMSRTRGAAAGVAAPAAPVGDRQPRQRPVEGQDSQVTGPVQRAHRAAGYQAGEGAQLQAAPGQVAAQAGELPVAPPHAHPALEVGPDGAGRAD; this is encoded by the coding sequence TTGGTTGGTAAAGCGCTCATCCTCGTCGAGAACCTCTCGGTGCCGTTCGACCGGCGTGTTTGGCAGGAGAGCACCGCGCTGCGCGACGCCGGGTGGGATGTCTCTGTCATCTGTCCTCAAGGAGCCAGCAGGGACAGCGAGCCGTACGTCGAGCTGGACGGGGTCAAGATCCATCGATACCCCCTGGTCGCCGCTACCGGCGGGCCGACCGGATATCTGAAGGAGTATCCGGCGGCGCTGTGGCACACCTGGCGGTTGGCCCGCCGGATCGGGCCGATCGACGTGGTGCATGCCTGCAACCCTCCCGACTTGTTTTTCCTGCTGGCCCGCCGGTTCAAGCGGCGCGGCGCGCGGTTCATCTTCGACCAGCACGACCTGGTGCCTGAGCTCTACCTGTCGCGCTTTGACCGCGGCAAGGACTTCCTGTACCGCGCCGTGTGCTGGCTGGAACGCAAGACGTACCAGGCGGCCGACGTGGTAATCGCGACCAACGAGAGCTACCGCGCTGCAGCGATCAGCCGCGGCGGCAAACGCCCGCAGGACGTGTTCGTGGTCCGCAGCGCCCCGACCGTCGAGCGCTTCCGGCAGGTGCCGCCCGATCCGACCATCAAGCGCGGCAAGCCGCACCTGCTGTGCTACCTCGGCGTGATGGGCCCACAGGACGGCGTCGACTACGCGCTGCGCGCCCTGGCCAGACTGCGCGACGAGCAGGGCCGCACCGACTGGCATGCGGCGTTCATCGGCGCAGGCGACACGTTCGACGCGATGCTCGCGCTCGCCGACGAGCTTGGCCTGGCCGACCTCGTCACCTTCACCGGACGCGTCCCCGACGAGGACCTGTTGCGCTATCTGTCCACGGCGGATGTCTGTCTGTCACCCGACCCGCTCAACCCGCTCAACGATGTCTCCACGATGAACAAGATCATGGAGTACATGGCGATGTCCCGCCCGATCGTCTCCTTCGACCTGCGGGAGGCTCGAGTGTCGGCCGGCGAGGCGGCGGTGTACGCGCCGCCCAACGACGAGTCGGCCTTCGCCAAGCTGGTCGCCCGGCTGCTCGACGACCCGGAGGAGCGCCGCCGGATGGGCGGGCTGGGTCGGGCCCGGGTCAGTGGTCCGCTGTCCTGGGAGCACTCGCGGGCCGCCCTGCTGGCCGCGTACGAGGCGGCGCGCGCGATCAATCCTTCAATGTCTCGCACCCGCGGCGCGGCTGCTGGTGTCGCTGCCCCAGCCGCTCCGGTCGGCGACAGGCAGCCGCGTCAGCGCCCGGTCGAGGGCCAGGACAGCCAGGTAACAGGCCCCGTCCAGCGGGCTCACCGTGCGGCTGGCTACCAGGCCGGCGAGGGAGCGCAGCTTCAGGCGGCCCCCGGGCAGGTTGCGGCCCAGGCCGGCGAGCTGCCGGTTGCCCCGCCGCACGCGCACCCGGCGCTTGAGGTAGGCCCGGACGGTGCGGGCAGGGCGGACTAG
- a CDS encoding NAD-dependent epimerase/dehydratase family protein, with protein MRVLVTGHEGYLGSVLVPVLIGAGHEVVGLDTGLFAECTLGPTPEPVSALRTDLRDVTAEDLAHVAPDAVMHLAALCNDPLGDLNPDLTYDVNHRATLRLARAAKAAGVERFLFSSSCSLYGAGAEDAPLTETADFAPLTPYGESKIRSERDLAQLADDDFSLIFLRNATAYGFSPRLRGDLVVNDLVGNALIAGQVGLRSDGMAWRPLVHAEDIAAAFLALLEAPRETVHGKAYNVGDSAENYLIRDVAELVRDVVGGSVTYASGAGADARNYRVSCDLIAREVPGFRPQWTLRKGIEQLAEAYQRYGLALEDLMGERHQRLRRITALRKAGRIDDSLRWMETA; from the coding sequence ATGCGCGTACTCGTCACCGGGCACGAGGGCTACCTGGGTAGCGTACTGGTCCCGGTGCTCATCGGCGCCGGCCACGAGGTGGTCGGTCTGGACACCGGACTGTTCGCCGAGTGCACGCTGGGGCCGACACCCGAACCGGTGTCGGCGCTCCGCACTGACCTGCGCGATGTGACCGCCGAGGACCTCGCCCATGTCGCGCCGGACGCAGTCATGCACCTCGCGGCGCTCTGTAACGACCCGCTGGGCGATCTGAACCCCGACCTGACGTACGACGTGAACCATCGAGCGACATTGCGCCTGGCCCGCGCGGCCAAGGCGGCGGGCGTAGAGCGGTTCCTGTTCTCCTCCTCGTGCAGTCTGTACGGCGCGGGCGCCGAGGATGCCCCGTTGACCGAGACCGCCGACTTCGCGCCGCTCACCCCGTACGGCGAGTCCAAGATCCGGAGCGAGCGCGACCTGGCCCAGCTTGCAGACGACGACTTTTCCCTGATCTTCCTGCGCAATGCGACCGCGTACGGCTTCTCGCCCCGGCTGCGCGGTGACCTGGTGGTCAACGACCTAGTCGGCAATGCGCTGATCGCCGGACAGGTGGGGCTGCGAAGCGACGGCATGGCTTGGCGGCCGCTGGTGCACGCCGAGGACATCGCAGCGGCCTTCCTGGCTCTGCTCGAGGCGCCCCGTGAGACGGTGCACGGCAAGGCGTACAACGTCGGCGACTCGGCCGAGAACTATCTGATCCGCGACGTGGCGGAGCTGGTCCGCGATGTGGTCGGCGGCAGCGTGACGTACGCGTCGGGTGCCGGCGCGGACGCCCGTAACTACCGGGTCTCCTGCGACCTGATCGCCCGAGAAGTTCCCGGTTTTCGTCCACAGTGGACGCTGCGGAAAGGCATCGAACAGCTCGCCGAGGCGTACCAGCGCTACGGGCTCGCGCTGGAGGACCTGATGGGGGAGCGACACCAGCGGCTGCGCCGAATCACCGCACTGCGTAAGGCCGGGCGGATCGACGATTCGCTGCGCTGGATGGAGACCGCGTGA